CGGCTGAAGATTTTCTTAAGTTTTATACCATGCACATGGTGGGCTGCTTAATCTTAGATGTGCGGATGCCAGGAATGAGCGGTCTGCAATTACAGCAATTTCTGACTAAGCAAAAATACGCGCTCCCTATCCTGTTTATTACCGGACACGGTGATATTCCAATGGCAGTTCGCGCCATGCAAGCCGGAGCGATGTATTTCCTAGAAAAACCATTTGAAGACCAAGTATTACTGGATTACGTCCACGAGGCGTTAGCCTTGGATGTTGAAAACCAGCAATCACGCATTCGTTTAACCATGATTCAGGCACGTATCGCCAATCTGACCGAGCGTGAACGCGAAGTGATGGAATTCGTGATCGACAACCATTCCAACAAAGAAATTGCCACCAAACTGGGCGTTAGTATCAAAACAGTCGAGTTTCACCGCAGCCACATGATGGATAAAATGCACGCCACGTCACTGATTGAATTGGTAAACATGGCGCGGGAAGCAAGCGACAACGAAAAGCTTTAATGGTGTTCGCCGACCAAATGGAAACTACGCACAGTACGTCCGTCAGGTTCAACCGAATGCAAATTAACATCGTAACCCCATAACTGGTGCACATGGCGTAACATTTCATTCACGTCACTATTCAACGGGCGGCGGTCGTTCAACACATGCTGCAAAGTCAGTGAACGATCACCGCGCACATTGACTTTGTAGATCTGAATATCCGGCTCCTGCTGACTAAGATTATATTGCAGGGATAACATTTCCCGCACCCGCCGATACCCTTCATCATTATGAATTGCGGCGACATCAATGGTATTTTTACGGTCGTCATCTTCCAGTGCAAACAAATGAAAATCGCGAATCACTTTGGGCGATAAAAATTGCAAAATAAAACTTTCGTCGCGGTAATTGCGCATCACGTGATCTAAAGTGCTTAACCAATCACTACCCGCAATATCAGGAAACCAGTGCTTATCTTCATCCGTCGGATGTTCACAAATACGCCGAATATCCGTCATCATCGCAAAACCCAGCGCATAAGGATTAATCCCACTGTAATACGGGCTATCAAAACCGGGTTGCATCACCACATTGGTGTGTGAAGTCAGAAACTCCATCATGAAGCCTTCATTCACCAGCCCTTCATCATACATTTCATTCAGGATGGTGTAATGCCAGAAGGTCGCCCAGCCCTCATTCATCACTTGGGTTTGGCGTTGAGGGTAGAAATATTGCGCTACTTTGCGCACAATACGGATAATTTCACGCTGCCAAATATCCAACGCAGGGGAATTCTTTTCAATAAAATACAGGAGGTTTTCTTGCGGGTCTGGCGGAAAATTCCTGACGGTTTTCTCTTCTTCACGTTCCCGCCCACGATGCGGTAACGTGCGCCACAAATCATTGAGGTGTTGCTGAATATACAATTCACGCTCTTTCTGACGGTTCTGCTCTTCTGCTGCTGAAATCGGTGCAGGGCGCTTGTAGCGGTCTACCCCATAATTCATCAAGGCATGACAAGAATCCAGCAACATCTCGACTTGCTCGACACCGTGACGCTCTTCGCATTCACTGATGTATTTTTTCGCGAACATCAGGTAGTCGATGATTGCTTCCGCATCCGTCCACGTGCGAAACAAATAATTGCCTTTGAAGAAAGAATTATGCCCATAACAAGCGTGCGCAATCACTAGCGCCTGCATCGTCATGGTATTTTCTTCCATTAAATACGCAATACACGGGTTGGAATTAATGACGATTTCATACGCCAAGCCCATGCGCCCCCGGCTGTAGTTTTGCTCCACATTGACGAAATGCTTACCATACGACCAATGGTTGTAGAAAACCGGCATCCCAATAGACGCATACGCATCCATCATCTGGTCCGAGCGAATCATTTCAATCTGATTCGGGTACGTATCCAGTTTGAATTTATCGCGGGCAATGCGAGCAATTTCGCGGTCATAGGCTTCGATGGCCGCGAATGTCCACTCTGAACTGGTGGAAATATAACGGTCAGTCATCAATCAACCTCCTCACCCGCGTGTTTGCGGAACAACTCACGGAATACTGGGTAAATTTCAGCATTATTGCGCACCCGTTGAATCGCAAATCGATCCAGAAAATCACGCTGCAAATGTTCGTACAAATACCACAAGCCTTGCGGATCACGGTCGCCGATTTCGATATAGGTGTAATACTGCACGAACGGCAAAATATCCTTAATCAAGGCATCGTGACAGCGTTGATTATCTTCGTGCCAGTTATCCCCGTCAGACGCTTGCGCAACATAGATATTCCACTGACTGGGTGAGTAACGTTCTTCAATAATCTCGCCCATCAAATTCAGGGCGCTGGACACCACTGTACCGCCGGTTTCACGGGCGTAAAAAAAAGTGTTTTCGTCGACTTCTTGCGCTTGGGTATGGTGGCGGATAAACACCACTTCGATCTTTTCGTAGTTCTTTTTCAGGAATAAATACAGCAAGAAAAAGAAACGTTTCGCAGTGTCCTTTATGTCCTGCGTCATCGAACCCGATACATCCATCACACAAAACATCACGGCCTTAGGCGATGGTCTGGGTATCTTGACCCTGAGATTGTATTTCAGATCAAAGTCATCCAACCAAGGAATCGCGTGAATCTTCACATTCAAGCGTGCTAATTCAGCCTGCAATAACGCCTGTTGCGCAGTAGTTTCAGCAGTGGTATCGACCTGCTCCAGTAATGCTAACTCAGCCAAAATTTCACGCCGCCGCCGCCGCTCTTTGCCACGGAGTGCGATGCGCCGCGCATGGGCACTGCGCATTGAACGCACCACATTAATTTGCGCCGGATTGCCGACTTCACTAACCCCAGCACGGTGATAATCAAACGAATCGCTACTCAATAACTGGCGTTTCACCATATTGGGCAAGGCGAGATCTTCAAACAAGTATTCGAGAAATTCCTCCTGCGAAATCTGGAATACAAAGTCTTCCATGCCTTCGCCATCAGCGGACGCTTGCCCTGACCCACTACCGCCGCCCGCGCCACCGGGTGGACGCTGGATACGGTCGCCTTGCACAAACTCCTTATTGCCGGGATGCACAATGCTGCGTTTACCCCCCTGCCCGTGCCGAAATACCGGTTCAGAAATATCACGCTTGGGGATCGTAATACTTTCCCCTTGTTCCATATCCGTGATGTTGCGACGGCTCACCGCATCCGACACAGCACGGCGAATCTGCTTCTGGTAACGCTTTAAAAAGCGCTCGCGATTCACCAGACTTTTGTTCTTGCTGTTTAACCGACGATCAACAATATAGGCCATACGGCACTCCTCTTTTTCTCCCTTCACCCCTTGCGGGGGAAGGGTCGGGGATGGGGGGTAAAAAACATTACTGCGATTTACGTACCCGTAAATACCACTCAGCCAACAAGCGCACTTGTTTTTCGGTATAGCCACGCTTCATCATGCGCTCCACGAAATTGTCATGCTTGCGCTGTTCATCCGCTGACGATTTCGCGCCATACGAAATGACTGGCAGCAAATCTTCAGTGCTGGAGAACATTTTCATCTCAATCACGCGGCGCAACTTTTCGTAACTCGTCCAAGCAGGATTGCGCCCGTTATTGCTATTGGCACGCGCCCGCAACACAAAGTTAACGATTTCATTACGGAAATCTTTCGGATTGCTGATACCAGCCGGTTTCTCGATTTTTTCCAAATCGGAATTGAGGGCAGCACGATCCAAAAACTCGCCGGTTTCAGGGTCACGGAACTCCTGATCCTGAATCCAGAAATCGGCATAGGTCACGTAACGGTCGAACAGGTTCTGACCGTATTCTGAATACGATTCAAGGTAAGCCGTCTGAATTTCCTTGCCGATGAAATCCACATAACGCGGTGACAAATACTCTTTAATGAAGCGAATATAACGGTCTTGCAATTCGCGTTGGTACTGCTCTTTCTCAATCTGACGTTCCAGCACATACATCAGGTGTACGGGATCAGCCGCCACTTCGGTGGCATCGTAGTTGAAAACTTTGGACAAAATCTTGAAAGCGAAACGGGTAGACAAGCCATTCATGCCCTCATCGACACCGGCAGCATCCTGATACTCTTGGATAGTCTTGGCTTTTGGATCAATATCCTTAAGATTTTCACCATCGTAAATACGCATCTTGGAATACATGCTGGAATTTTCCGGTTCTTTCAGGCGTGACAGCACAATAAACTGTGCCAACATCTTCAAGGTATCCGGTGCGCATGGCGAAGCTGCCAACGAGCTATTGACCAGTAACTTTTCGTAAATCTTGATTTCTTCGGTAACACGCAAGCAATACGGTACTTTGACAATCGAAACCCGGTCAATAAATGCTTCGTTGTTGCGGTTATTTTTGAAGGTCTGCCATTCAGATTCGTTGGAATGCGCCAGAATTACCCCGCTGAATGGAATCGCACCGATACTTTCCGTACCGTTGAAATTGCCTTCCTGTGTTGCGGTCAACAGCGGATGCAGCACTTTGATCGGCGCTTTGAACATCTCCACGAATTCCATCAGCCCTTGGTTCGACAAACACAAACCGCCGGAATAGCTGTAAGCATCGGTATCGTTTTGCGGGAAATCTTCCAGCTTGCGAATGTCGACCTTGCCCACCAGTGACGAAATATCCTGATTATTTTCATCACCCGGTTCGGTTTTAGACACCGCAATTTGGTTGAGGCGTGAAGGATAACGTTTCACCACGCGGAACTTGGTAATGTCGCCACCGTATTCGTGCAAGCGCTTGACTGCCCAAGGCGACATCACGGTTTTCAGGTAACGGGTCGGAATTCCGAAATCTTCTTCCAGAATTGCGCCGTCTTCTTCCACATTGAACAAGCCCAGCGGGGATTCGTTAATCGGTGAATCTTTAATGCAGTAAATCGGGGCTTTTTCAATCAGCGCTTTGAGGCGTTCAGCGAGGGAGGATTTACCACCGCCCACCGGCCCCAACAGATACAGCACTTGCTTGCTCTCTTCCAAGCCTTGCGCTGCGTGACGGAAGAAGGACACGATTTGCTCGATGCACTCTTCCATCCCATAAAATTCAGAAAATGCAGGATAGCGCCGGATCACTTTATTGGAAAACATCCGGCTCATGCGAGGGTCGCGGGAAGTATCGACCAGTTCCGCTTCACCGATGGCGTACAACATACGTTCAGCGGCAGTGGCGTAAGCCATGCGGTCGCGCTTGCACAGATCAAGATACTCTTGCAGCGAGTACTCTTCTTCTTGCAAGGCTTCATAGCGCGATTGATAGTGATTGAAAATGCTACTCATTGTGTACCCCTTTCACGGTAAATACGGGGGCAGCTAACTGCCCTGCGGTGTATATACAGACAACTATCTGCTGTCGATAGTGACAGTTTGCAAGTGAAATGCCAAGTGACTGCAAACTGGCTAATGTTGAATTCCTGCCTACTTATTATTTTAGACTACTGATCCGCTCAAAAGTGTGATCAGCCGACCGTTAATGTCTACAATTTAAACCGAAATTACCACTATCAACACAAATAGCTGATGAACGGGAGGAATCCTCAAGCCCAACTGAAAAGAACCTTTCCTCACTAAAGTTTATCTGCTATACCACTGTGGCTGAATCTATCAATGATAGCCATTGGTAAATTCAATGCTGACTAATGAGAGAAATTGAGGAGGAGATTTTCTATGTTAAAACAAACAACTTTGGCAACCTGCCTACTGATGCTGGCGGTAGCGCCTGTCCAAGCGGCGGAATTTATGGATGCGGCATGGGCGAAACAAGCCTGTGATGCTTGGAATGCTGATACCACCTTAACCACGGGTTTAAAAGAGACCGACGGCTATTCATGGATTCAAAATGACAACAGCCGAGGCTACAAGTTGGTGCAAATGTACCGTACTGATTGCGGCGAAAGCACCAAAGTGCAGCTCAACATCAGTTTGCAAAATGACAAAGCCATGTGCAATTACGGCGGCGTACCGGATGGTAAAAAAATGGATGCCAGCTACGACTACCTCATGCACGCTACTGATGCAGATTGGGCGTGCATGGGTGAAGGCAAGTTCGGTTGTGGTGCAATGGGTGCAATGGGTACGGGCAAGCTCAAATTCAACGGCCCCAAAATGGAAGCGATGAAAGTCATGGGGCCATTCGAGAATTTCCTTAAACTCACCGGCAAAGTCGCGGGTACAAAAACGGAATGCAAAGCTAAGTAAGCCGTTTGGGGTGAGGTTGCTCCCGCGCAAAACATGCTATTATCCGCCCGGTCAACCCTAGGATAAGAACCATGTCGGAGCATCTTCCCCCTCAACTACCCAAATCCGCGCTATATCAGTTATCGCAATCGCTCAGTTTACGCACCCTCATCGTCATTTTGCTGGGGCTATTGATGTTAATCCCCTTGTTTTTTGCCGAACAAGCGGTGAAAGAGCGCCAAACCCATTACCAAAATGCCCTGAACAGTGTGGCGGAACGTTGGGGTGGCAAACAAACCCTCATCGGTCCAGTCTTGGTCGTGCCATATGTTGAGCACTTCACCAGCGTTGACACCATCAGCGATGAAAACGGCGAAACTCGCGTCGTCAGCAAAGATATTTTCAACGACCGTACCGCTATCCTGCTGCCGGAGTCCCTAGAAATCCGCGCTAATCTCAACGAAGAACACCGTCAGCAAGGGATTTACGATGCCTTGGTTTACAACGCAACCATTAATCTGAGTGGTAAATTCAACCATGCACAAGTCCTGCAATCCAGTGAAGGTGAACGCCGCATTCTGTGGAATAAAGCCTTCATCGCCCTAGGGTTAAGCGACCAACGCGCCATTGATACCGCCTCCAGCTTTT
The window above is part of the Thiothrix winogradskyi genome. Proteins encoded here:
- a CDS encoding response regulator transcription factor; translation: MNYEPTVFIVDDDPAVRDSLRWLLESMRLKVATFGSAEDFLKFYTMHMVGCLILDVRMPGMSGLQLQQFLTKQKYALPILFITGHGDIPMAVRAMQAGAMYFLEKPFEDQVLLDYVHEALALDVENQQSRIRLTMIQARIANLTEREREVMEFVIDNHSNKEIATKLGVSIKTVEFHRSHMMDKMHATSLIELVNMAREASDNEKL
- a CDS encoding SpoVR family protein, with product MTDRYISTSSEWTFAAIEAYDREIARIARDKFKLDTYPNQIEMIRSDQMMDAYASIGMPVFYNHWSYGKHFVNVEQNYSRGRMGLAYEIVINSNPCIAYLMEENTMTMQALVIAHACYGHNSFFKGNYLFRTWTDAEAIIDYLMFAKKYISECEERHGVEQVEMLLDSCHALMNYGVDRYKRPAPISAAEEQNRQKERELYIQQHLNDLWRTLPHRGREREEEKTVRNFPPDPQENLLYFIEKNSPALDIWQREIIRIVRKVAQYFYPQRQTQVMNEGWATFWHYTILNEMYDEGLVNEGFMMEFLTSHTNVVMQPGFDSPYYSGINPYALGFAMMTDIRRICEHPTDEDKHWFPDIAGSDWLSTLDHVMRNYRDESFILQFLSPKVIRDFHLFALEDDDRKNTIDVAAIHNDEGYRRVREMLSLQYNLSQQEPDIQIYKVNVRGDRSLTLQHVLNDRRPLNSDVNEMLRHVHQLWGYDVNLHSVEPDGRTVRSFHLVGEHH
- a CDS encoding YeaH/YhbH family protein, with product MAYIVDRRLNSKNKSLVNRERFLKRYQKQIRRAVSDAVSRRNITDMEQGESITIPKRDISEPVFRHGQGGKRSIVHPGNKEFVQGDRIQRPPGGAGGGSGSGQASADGEGMEDFVFQISQEEFLEYLFEDLALPNMVKRQLLSSDSFDYHRAGVSEVGNPAQINVVRSMRSAHARRIALRGKERRRRREILAELALLEQVDTTAETTAQQALLQAELARLNVKIHAIPWLDDFDLKYNLRVKIPRPSPKAVMFCVMDVSGSMTQDIKDTAKRFFFLLYLFLKKNYEKIEVVFIRHHTQAQEVDENTFFYARETGGTVVSSALNLMGEIIEERYSPSQWNIYVAQASDGDNWHEDNQRCHDALIKDILPFVQYYTYIEIGDRDPQGLWYLYEHLQRDFLDRFAIQRVRNNAEIYPVFRELFRKHAGEEVD
- a CDS encoding PrkA family serine protein kinase, with protein sequence MSSIFNHYQSRYEALQEEEYSLQEYLDLCKRDRMAYATAAERMLYAIGEAELVDTSRDPRMSRMFSNKVIRRYPAFSEFYGMEECIEQIVSFFRHAAQGLEESKQVLYLLGPVGGGKSSLAERLKALIEKAPIYCIKDSPINESPLGLFNVEEDGAILEEDFGIPTRYLKTVMSPWAVKRLHEYGGDITKFRVVKRYPSRLNQIAVSKTEPGDENNQDISSLVGKVDIRKLEDFPQNDTDAYSYSGGLCLSNQGLMEFVEMFKAPIKVLHPLLTATQEGNFNGTESIGAIPFSGVILAHSNESEWQTFKNNRNNEAFIDRVSIVKVPYCLRVTEEIKIYEKLLVNSSLAASPCAPDTLKMLAQFIVLSRLKEPENSSMYSKMRIYDGENLKDIDPKAKTIQEYQDAAGVDEGMNGLSTRFAFKILSKVFNYDATEVAADPVHLMYVLERQIEKEQYQRELQDRYIRFIKEYLSPRYVDFIGKEIQTAYLESYSEYGQNLFDRYVTYADFWIQDQEFRDPETGEFLDRAALNSDLEKIEKPAGISNPKDFRNEIVNFVLRARANSNNGRNPAWTSYEKLRRVIEMKMFSSTEDLLPVISYGAKSSADEQRKHDNFVERMMKRGYTEKQVRLLAEWYLRVRKSQ
- a CDS encoding SCP2 sterol-binding domain-containing protein, whose product is MLKQTTLATCLLMLAVAPVQAAEFMDAAWAKQACDAWNADTTLTTGLKETDGYSWIQNDNSRGYKLVQMYRTDCGESTKVQLNISLQNDKAMCNYGGVPDGKKMDASYDYLMHATDADWACMGEGKFGCGAMGAMGTGKLKFNGPKMEAMKVMGPFENFLKLTGKVAGTKTECKAK